In the genome of Oxalobacter aliiformigenes, one region contains:
- a CDS encoding AAA family ATPase, whose amino-acid sequence MEFELSFTQANNLLACIRKETLLAKQLSAHETANGKILIPDHVFDAESLEQLWRQAERDNDKSLMFQMIALRHIRSGHGHDLVVTRLEMLVPALVDYFETNGIDGWVYRRNTDGVLLPWLIDSIEYIQTRDGPYAGIPFVSIQLLANTITSTSPVDDDSPEQWRTGMTNAILFYQRELGKLTIPELLAQKGFYKECTEFKEEYTKQAGRFRNFQPFYGKQFLAKHSGFLIREGDSRLFKNLELFRISPETSARCVNDEEILERRIETHSDRRNRTDDMYSQIPLHCYLHMFHLELHRNCWIHVDNLEEYRYRPELKTKLILPPEHRKLIDILTSHMDVSASDIVPGKSGGATILCMGAAGLGKTLTAEVYSEVVSKPLYRVHSGQLGTSATSVEAALADILKRASRWDSILLLDEADVYIRKRDNDLQHNAIVAEFLRTLEYFNGLLFMTTNRIDDVDDAILSRCIAVIRYETPPREDAIRLWRTLSDQFQIDIPDELIGQLVREFPNSSGRDIKELLKLTSRLCLSCNMPVSIEAFHQCAVFRGKKQTARRESKYPFSCHNACLPD is encoded by the coding sequence GTGGAATTCGAACTTTCCTTTACACAGGCCAACAATCTGCTTGCCTGTATCCGTAAAGAAACGCTGTTGGCCAAACAGCTTTCCGCACATGAAACGGCCAACGGAAAGATTCTGATTCCCGATCACGTATTCGATGCCGAATCGCTGGAACAGTTGTGGCGACAGGCTGAAAGGGACAACGACAAATCGCTCATGTTCCAGATGATCGCCTTGCGACATATCCGCAGCGGCCACGGGCATGATCTTGTGGTAACCCGACTGGAAATGCTGGTACCGGCACTGGTCGACTATTTTGAGACCAACGGTATCGACGGCTGGGTTTACCGCCGCAATACGGACGGTGTCCTGCTTCCGTGGCTGATCGACAGCATTGAATATATTCAGACGCGTGACGGGCCTTATGCCGGAATTCCTTTCGTCAGCATCCAGTTGCTCGCGAACACCATCACCTCCACCAGCCCTGTTGACGACGATTCGCCCGAGCAATGGCGGACCGGGATGACGAACGCCATCCTTTTCTACCAGAGAGAGCTTGGAAAACTGACGATTCCCGAACTGCTGGCCCAAAAAGGTTTCTACAAGGAATGTACGGAATTCAAGGAAGAATACACAAAACAGGCCGGACGATTCCGGAATTTCCAGCCTTTCTACGGAAAACAGTTTCTGGCGAAACACTCGGGCTTTCTGATCAGGGAAGGCGACAGCCGCCTTTTCAAAAACCTGGAATTATTCCGTATCAGTCCGGAAACGTCCGCCAGATGTGTCAACGACGAGGAAATTCTCGAGCGGCGGATCGAAACACATTCCGACCGGAGAAACCGCACGGACGATATGTACAGCCAAATTCCGCTCCACTGCTATCTGCACATGTTCCATCTGGAATTGCACCGGAACTGCTGGATCCATGTGGATAACCTGGAAGAATACCGGTACCGTCCCGAACTGAAAACCAAACTGATTCTGCCGCCGGAACACCGGAAACTGATCGACATCCTGACGTCACACATGGATGTCTCGGCAAGCGACATTGTCCCCGGGAAATCCGGAGGGGCAACCATTCTGTGCATGGGAGCGGCCGGTCTTGGCAAGACGCTCACGGCGGAAGTCTATTCCGAAGTCGTCAGCAAACCGTTATACCGCGTTCACTCGGGGCAATTGGGAACATCGGCAACAAGTGTCGAGGCGGCACTCGCCGATATCCTGAAACGCGCATCGCGCTGGGATTCCATTCTGCTGCTCGATGAAGCGGACGTATATATCCGGAAACGAGACAATGACCTTCAGCACAATGCCATCGTCGCCGAATTTCTGCGGACACTGGAATATTTCAACGGTCTGCTTTTCATGACGACCAATCGGATCGACGATGTGGACGATGCCATTCTGTCACGCTGCATCGCCGTCATACGATATGAGACGCCACCCCGTGAAGATGCCATCAGACTCTGGAGAACCTTGTCCGACCAGTTCCAGATCGATATTCCCGACGAACTGATCGGCCAGCTGGTCCGTGAATTTCCGAATTCCAGCGGCCGGGATATCAAGGAATTGCTCAAACTGACCAGCAGACTCTGCCTGAGCTGCAATATGCCCGTTTCGATCGAGGCATTCCACCAGTGCGCCGTCTTTCGCGGAAAAAAGCAAACAGCCAGACGGGAATCAAAATATCCTTTTTCCTGCCATAACGCATGTTTACCGGATTGA
- a CDS encoding NAD-dependent epimerase/dehydratase family protein: protein MKILVTGGCGNMGPHIIRKLVSFGHDIRVLDRDREGLAQFAPGKIETCCGDLADREFVKSAVNGVDAIIHLAWSFSDNLPDLLDIDVKGYQYLLDAAVEYGVKHVINTTTAVSYGKPLSHPVSENQEHRVEVSRNPVYALAKLMTEELGKIYAVQHDLQVNNVMVWYAYGDVIGGRNIRAMIRDAIEKGSIEVPAKSGGSFLQLDDFVSLVLALFSSDVKGELFNAASIYLTWEDVARLITDLVNPEARVIAIDASEWKGSAFLTDDWPLSIEKAEKLLNFKTNLSREKAIANLSDALKISADKVRAQH from the coding sequence ATGAAAATTCTCGTTACCGGCGGCTGTGGAAACATGGGACCGCACATTATTCGCAAACTGGTCTCATTCGGACATGATATACGTGTACTCGATCGCGACAGGGAAGGCCTTGCACAATTCGCTCCGGGTAAAATCGAAACCTGCTGCGGTGACCTTGCCGACAGGGAATTCGTCAAATCCGCTGTCAATGGTGTCGATGCCATCATTCACCTGGCATGGAGTTTTTCCGACAATTTGCCAGACCTGCTCGATATTGATGTCAAGGGATACCAGTATCTGCTGGATGCTGCCGTCGAATACGGCGTAAAACATGTGATCAATACCACTACCGCTGTCTCCTACGGAAAACCGCTTTCCCATCCTGTTTCCGAAAACCAGGAACATCGGGTGGAAGTTTCGAGAAATCCGGTCTATGCACTTGCCAAACTGATGACGGAAGAACTCGGCAAGATTTACGCTGTACAGCACGATTTGCAAGTCAATAACGTCATGGTCTGGTACGCCTACGGTGATGTCATCGGCGGCCGGAACATACGTGCCATGATTCGCGACGCCATTGAAAAGGGAAGCATTGAAGTTCCGGCAAAAAGCGGAGGCAGTTTCCTGCAACTGGATGATTTCGTGTCCCTGGTACTTGCTCTCTTTTCAAGCGACGTCAAGGGAGAACTCTTCAATGCCGCCAGCATTTACCTGACATGGGAAGATGTCGCCAGACTGATCACCGATCTGGTCAACCCCGAAGCCAGGGTCATCGCGATCGACGCCAGTGAATGGAAAGGAAGTGCTTTCCTGACGGATGACTGGCCATTATCCATTGAAAAAGCGGAAAAATTGCTGAACTTCAAAACCAATCTGTCCAGAGAAAAAGCCATCGCCAATCTGTCAGACGCACTCAAGATATCCGCGGATAAAGTCCGTGCACAACACTGA
- a CDS encoding autotransporter outer membrane beta-barrel domain-containing protein: protein MFEIPSFYKKTLLASLIGVAVASLSCHVFAAPATITGTGTIALDDSFVTGEESGSKVADFGEDIGIVNKNTGPDTVISGGGQSWILKTAYSGSGQWAVFRNASNSDIVFTDFSGLRIFSESAKSLFGVNSGNTGTYRFGTAEKAIDSLLISTVSGGVVNSDFYARDLTIRSQTGHTVSGNVSVHRIGDGSQQNTVLESIAASAILTTGNVTIEGGDLTTIGIVQANANGHISLDVNNYTAKTNEHETTGISLIRANQGASVMIRANDITINPDGQDGWGGVSAFGGTVDILADNISINGNIYSGAVEDRLDPAKGDQKDGSTVNIRLTDSVAGTLAVKGDVVTYNDSGTQNQVSLTLDNAFSSLEGAVKNVDMAGNQVALSGDAGTSLNLSGGAVWTVTGDSTVKAVNTGGAIINTGTHKTDIKALTNSGTLELNTSASQAGQITVNELNNTGTVNLNLDSTAANDLTGKTAAEVAQNAANVLAVTTRNGDGQYNVAVAESSGVTGAITAKTDENGNIITSSVAEKTNTVMSSLMNISANNFLVFRSQMNDLDKRMGDLRTLPQADGIWARAIAGQSEYKQIHNTYQTLQIGADKRIGNLLVGATASYTDGDGTLNNGSSDDKNYTFGFYGSWLGDDGQFVDVIVKRHRLESEYDLAYTSGDRAKGSMDTSGTSLSVEYGWRLGIADTDFYIEPQAEFMYGHLNSVGYTTSNGVRISQDAIKTAVGRLGIAAGWVSPDKTGSAYIKASVLNDWDGDAKISATKGRTVTLHEDMGGTWGEFALGGTWNINKNLAAYGEVETTAGNPVRTTYQVSGGIRYSF from the coding sequence ATGTTTGAAATTCCTTCATTTTATAAAAAGACCTTGTTGGCCAGTTTGATTGGCGTGGCTGTCGCCTCTTTGTCATGCCATGTATTTGCCGCGCCTGCCACCATTACCGGGACAGGAACGATTGCACTGGATGATAGTTTTGTTACGGGTGAGGAATCGGGCAGTAAAGTAGCCGATTTTGGCGAGGATATCGGCATTGTGAATAAAAATACTGGTCCGGATACCGTGATCAGTGGAGGAGGGCAGTCATGGATTCTGAAAACGGCGTACAGCGGTAGCGGTCAGTGGGCCGTTTTCAGGAATGCGTCAAATTCGGATATTGTTTTCACTGATTTTTCAGGACTCCGGATTTTTTCCGAAAGCGCAAAGTCACTGTTCGGAGTTAATAGCGGCAATACCGGAACATACCGGTTCGGAACGGCTGAAAAAGCAATCGATTCTCTTTTGATTTCCACTGTGAGCGGTGGTGTTGTCAATAGCGATTTTTATGCAAGAGACCTCACGATCAGGAGTCAGACAGGGCATACCGTATCGGGTAATGTGTCTGTCCACAGGATCGGTGACGGCAGTCAGCAGAATACGGTACTGGAAAGCATCGCGGCGTCTGCCATTTTGACAACGGGAAATGTCACGATCGAGGGCGGCGATCTGACGACAATCGGTATCGTTCAGGCCAATGCAAACGGTCACATTTCGCTTGATGTGAACAACTATACGGCAAAAACCAACGAACATGAGACAACAGGAATATCTCTGATTCGTGCCAATCAGGGGGCCAGTGTGATGATCAGAGCCAACGATATCACCATCAATCCCGATGGTCAGGACGGTTGGGGTGGCGTAAGTGCATTCGGCGGTACCGTGGATATTTTGGCGGATAACATTTCCATTAACGGGAATATTTATTCCGGTGCAGTAGAAGACCGGCTTGATCCGGCCAAAGGTGACCAGAAAGACGGTTCCACGGTCAATATCCGTCTCACAGACAGTGTTGCCGGTACTCTGGCCGTCAAGGGAGATGTTGTGACTTACAATGATTCCGGAACGCAGAATCAGGTCAGCCTGACCCTGGATAATGCTTTTTCTTCACTGGAAGGGGCAGTGAAAAACGTGGATATGGCGGGAAATCAGGTGGCATTGTCCGGTGATGCGGGGACATCCCTGAATCTGTCCGGTGGCGCTGTCTGGACAGTGACAGGAGACAGCACTGTAAAAGCGGTCAATACCGGTGGCGCCATCATCAATACAGGAACCCACAAAACGGACATCAAGGCCCTGACCAACAGCGGAACACTGGAACTGAACACATCGGCGAGCCAGGCAGGGCAAATCACCGTCAACGAGCTGAACAATACCGGAACTGTCAACCTGAATCTGGACAGCACCGCAGCCAATGACCTGACCGGAAAAACCGCTGCAGAAGTCGCACAGAATGCAGCCAACGTGCTGGCGGTCACGACCAGAAACGGCGATGGCCAGTATAACGTCGCTGTAGCCGAAAGCAGTGGCGTGACAGGCGCCATCACAGCGAAAACGGATGAAAACGGCAATATCATCACCTCAAGCGTCGCCGAGAAAACAAACACAGTCATGTCATCCCTGATGAACATCTCGGCCAACAACTTTCTGGTATTCCGTTCCCAGATGAACGATCTGGACAAGCGCATGGGCGATTTGCGCACCCTGCCGCAAGCCGATGGTATCTGGGCCAGAGCCATTGCCGGGCAGAGCGAATACAAGCAGATACACAACACCTACCAGACCCTGCAAATCGGAGCCGACAAACGCATCGGCAACCTCCTGGTCGGTGCGACAGCCAGCTATACGGATGGAGACGGTACCCTGAACAACGGTTCGTCCGACGACAAGAACTATACATTCGGTTTTTATGGCAGCTGGCTGGGCGATGATGGCCAGTTCGTCGATGTCATCGTCAAACGCCATCGTCTCGAAAGCGAGTACGATCTGGCTTACACCAGTGGCGACCGGGCAAAAGGCTCAATGGATACCTCCGGGACATCGCTGTCCGTCGAATACGGATGGAGACTTGGCATCGCCGATACCGATTTCTACATCGAACCGCAGGCTGAATTCATGTATGGACACCTCAACAGCGTGGGTTATACCACCAGTAACGGAGTCAGAATCAGTCAGGACGCCATCAAAACCGCTGTCGGCAGACTGGGAATCGCGGCGGGCTGGGTATCTCCGGACAAAACCGGTTCCGCCTACATCAAGGCATCCGTCCTGAACGACTGGGATGGAGATGCCAAAATCAGTGCCACAAAAGGTCGCACGGTGACCTTGCATGAAGACATGGGAGGAACCTGGGGAGAATTCGCACTGGGCGGCACCTGGAACATCAACAAGAACCTGGCGGCCTACGGAGAAGTGGAAACCACAGCAGGCAACCCGGTCAGAACCACCTATCAGGTCAGTGGAGGTATCCGCTACAGCTTCTGA
- a CDS encoding thiamine pyrophosphate-dependent enzyme, with product MPRLRNGPTRCIPRPPFPKWYARHSSYPRPNVPARHFWPFHKISKLKRHRTTPGRCQSPYKVTVPPLLQIDLAMNLIQKARYPVVLAGYGTVRANATESLERFVDTFDLPVATTFMAKGVLSDRHPNVMGTIGYTTHDYENFAFDKADLIIAIGFELQEFDPVRINPKGDTPVVHIHCFMQDVDKSYPVAVNIIADIPASLDALTEKQVTGITRSERLEKKIREDLRHELEKGSTDTRFPLRPERIIADIRHIMGDDDIVLADTGAIKMWMARLYPTYKPSTCLITNGLSTMSFALPGALGARIACPDKKILAVMGDGSFLMNSQELETAIREKLPFVILVWVDQNYGLIKWNMDLKLGHHVDVHFNNPDFVKYAESFGARGKLVGKADDLAMLLKEALDYDGITVIACPVDYSVNLQLSETLETVKSA from the coding sequence ATGCCCCGGTTACGAAATGGGCCGACACGCTGTATACCGCGGCCGCCGTTCCCGAAATGGTACGCAAGGCATTCCAGTTATCCCAGACCGAACGTCCCGGCTCGACATTTCTGGCCATTCCACAAAATTTCGAAACTGAAGCGGCACCGGACGACGCCCGGCCGCTGCCAGTCGCCATACAAGGTTACCGTGCCCCCTCTCCTCCAGATCGACCTGGCGATGAACCTGATCCAAAAAGCCCGATATCCGGTTGTTCTGGCAGGATATGGAACCGTTCGTGCCAATGCGACCGAATCCCTGGAAAGATTTGTCGATACATTCGATCTTCCCGTCGCAACAACATTCATGGCAAAAGGCGTGCTTTCCGACAGACATCCCAATGTCATGGGCACTATCGGCTATACAACGCACGATTATGAAAACTTTGCTTTTGACAAAGCCGATCTGATCATTGCGATCGGATTCGAATTACAGGAATTCGATCCTGTCAGAATCAACCCGAAAGGCGATACACCCGTTGTCCATATTCACTGTTTCATGCAGGATGTTGATAAAAGCTACCCGGTAGCCGTCAATATCATTGCCGATATTCCTGCATCTCTTGACGCCCTGACTGAAAAACAGGTAACCGGAATCACGAGATCTGAACGGCTGGAAAAGAAAATCCGCGAAGACCTTCGCCACGAACTGGAAAAAGGTTCGACAGACACCCGTTTCCCTCTCAGGCCTGAACGGATTATCGCGGATATCAGGCACATCATGGGAGATGACGATATCGTCCTGGCCGATACGGGGGCGATCAAAATGTGGATGGCGCGGCTTTACCCGACATATAAACCGTCAACTTGTCTCATTACAAACGGTTTATCGACCATGAGTTTCGCTCTACCCGGTGCCCTGGGTGCCCGGATCGCCTGTCCGGACAAGAAAATTCTTGCCGTCATGGGAGATGGCAGCTTCCTGATGAATTCCCAGGAACTGGAAACGGCCATTCGTGAAAAACTGCCGTTCGTCATACTTGTCTGGGTCGATCAGAATTACGGACTGATCAAATGGAACATGGACCTGAAACTCGGACACCATGTCGATGTCCACTTCAACAACCCCGATTTTGTGAAATATGCCGAAAGTTTCGGCGCCCGCGGCAAACTTGTCGGAAAGGCAGACGACCTTGCCATGTTGCTGAAAGAAGCACTTGATTATGACGGCATAACTGTCATCGCCTGTCCTGTCGACTACTCCGTCAATTTGCAGTTATCGGAAACGCTGGAAACAGTAAAATCGGCCTGA
- a CDS encoding AEC family transporter: MGNVIFSALLPIVITFLLGIFAAWRHDFGADQAQSLNKMVMNYALPLTLFAGIMSIAKDSLTEQFTLFIIVLLAMMTAFLATIVIARYVFKRDIMTSALQGLAIGGPAVPFVGVSVLGYLFAKNSAISIATASITMNVLQVPVTMMLLSYGLSQKKGASQSSPPLPVMSHVIHAFRQPVCWAPVLALVLLLAGIRLPKSLHLSMTLLGQATGGVALFASGIILFYQKIALNLPVITSVVFRNIIVPLALWGILLLTGLPHELLEESVITMAIPVASIVIILAVEYHIAEKEMASTLFVSTVISFITIAGFMLLTMR; encoded by the coding sequence ATGGGGAACGTCATTTTCAGTGCATTATTGCCGATCGTTATCACGTTTCTACTAGGGATATTCGCCGCATGGCGTCATGATTTCGGGGCCGATCAGGCACAGTCCCTAAACAAGATGGTCATGAACTATGCTCTGCCCCTAACGCTGTTTGCCGGCATCATGAGCATCGCGAAAGATTCCCTGACGGAACAATTCACACTTTTCATCATCGTTTTGCTTGCCATGATGACCGCTTTTCTTGCAACCATCGTCATCGCCCGCTACGTATTCAAACGTGACATCATGACCAGTGCCTTGCAAGGACTGGCTATCGGCGGTCCGGCAGTCCCTTTCGTCGGCGTATCGGTACTGGGCTATCTGTTCGCGAAAAACAGTGCCATTTCCATTGCGACAGCCAGCATCACGATGAATGTCCTGCAGGTTCCCGTTACCATGATGCTCCTGTCTTATGGGTTGTCACAGAAAAAGGGAGCGAGCCAGTCCTCACCTCCGCTACCTGTCATGTCACATGTTATCCACGCTTTCAGGCAACCGGTCTGCTGGGCCCCGGTTCTGGCACTGGTCCTGCTTCTGGCAGGAATCCGTCTGCCCAAATCGCTCCATTTGTCGATGACCTTGCTGGGTCAGGCAACGGGCGGGGTCGCCCTGTTCGCCTCGGGAATCATTCTTTTTTATCAAAAAATCGCACTCAACCTGCCAGTCATAACATCGGTTGTCTTCAGAAACATCATCGTTCCCCTTGCACTCTGGGGAATACTGCTGTTGACAGGATTGCCGCACGAACTGCTCGAAGAATCCGTCATTACGATGGCTATCCCTGTCGCGTCGATCGTGATCATTCTCGCCGTTGAATATCACATAGCCGAAAAAGAAATGGCATCGACCCTTTTTGTCAGTACGGTCATTTCCTTTATCACGATTGCCGGCTTCATGCTGCTGACCATGCGATAA
- the tsaD gene encoding tRNA (adenosine(37)-N6)-threonylcarbamoyltransferase complex transferase subunit TsaD, translated as MIVLGIESSCDETGIALYDTEKGLLSHALYSQIALHAEYGGVVPELASRDHIRRIVPLLEQAFGEASVVPGDVGAIAYTQGPGLAGALLVGSSVASSIGMALGKPLVGVHHLEGHLLSPLLAEKPPVFPFVALLVSGGHTQLMKVEGVGRYELLGETLDDAAGEAFDKSAKLLGLAYPGGPEISKLAEAGRPGIFRLPRPMLHSRDLNFSFSGLKTAVLTTLGKEKTRENGQTKADIARAFVDAIVEVLATKCLAALRQTKLDQLVVAGGVGANRQLRDALGRMAAQKHFRVFYPELEFCTDNGAMIAFAGAMRLKQDPGAAHYDYGFTVRPRWPLEELAAG; from the coding sequence ATGATTGTTTTGGGTATTGAATCGTCTTGCGACGAAACGGGGATCGCCCTGTATGACACGGAAAAGGGGCTTCTCTCTCATGCACTTTATTCTCAAATCGCCTTGCATGCGGAATATGGGGGGGTCGTCCCGGAACTGGCTTCGCGGGATCACATCCGGCGCATCGTTCCGCTTCTGGAACAGGCGTTCGGGGAAGCGTCTGTCGTACCGGGGGATGTCGGTGCCATTGCCTATACACAAGGGCCCGGGCTGGCCGGTGCATTGCTTGTCGGAAGTTCCGTCGCATCCAGTATCGGGATGGCATTGGGAAAACCGCTGGTTGGCGTACATCATCTTGAGGGCCATCTGCTTTCGCCTCTGCTGGCTGAAAAACCGCCGGTTTTCCCTTTTGTCGCCCTGCTTGTTTCGGGGGGACATACCCAGCTGATGAAAGTGGAAGGTGTCGGCCGTTACGAGCTGTTGGGGGAAACGCTCGATGACGCGGCAGGCGAGGCATTCGACAAGTCGGCCAAGTTGCTTGGACTGGCGTATCCTGGCGGCCCGGAAATTTCGAAACTTGCCGAGGCGGGACGTCCCGGTATTTTCCGGTTGCCCCGTCCGATGCTGCATTCCAGGGATCTGAATTTCAGTTTTTCGGGACTGAAAACGGCAGTATTGACCACTCTGGGAAAAGAAAAGACAAGAGAGAATGGACAGACGAAGGCCGATATCGCGCGTGCTTTTGTCGATGCGATTGTCGAGGTTCTGGCAACCAAATGTCTGGCGGCATTGCGTCAGACGAAGCTTGATCAGCTGGTGGTCGCCGGAGGTGTCGGGGCCAATCGCCAGTTGAGAGATGCCCTGGGCAGAATGGCTGCCCAAAAACATTTCCGCGTCTTTTATCCTGAACTGGAGTTCTGTACGGATAATGGTGCCATGATCGCATTTGCCGGAGCCATGAGGCTGAAACAGGATCCGGGGGCGGCGCATTACGATTATGGATTTACGGTCAGACCGCGCTGGCCGCTTGAGGAACTGGCGGCGGGCTGA
- a CDS encoding acetate/propionate family kinase codes for MSEMKNTSSQRFFAVINAGSSSLKYSLFAETEDGRLERRTDGGIEGIGSDKPYFIAYDDDKYKMDEYRWEANEPLETLLGFLIGWIENFLAPNHLSAVGHRMLHGGTLYDEPIIVTPEILENLRTLIPLAPLHQPRILKVIDTLADRYPGLCQIVCFDTSFHKTNPYISRLYGLPQSLTDKGLLHYGFHGLSFEYVSMELKHIDRHAAMGRTVIAHLGSGASMCAMVGGKSIASTMGFSALDGLVMGTRCGQLDPGVILYLLQYENMNAKELETLLYQKSGLLGVSGISNDVRDLMASDAPSAKTALDLFVYRVVRETGSLAAACGGLDSFVFTAGIGERSPEIRAAICEQLDWLGFELDERANRLGELKISTATSPVSIWILPTYEELMIARHGARLSAQCETHKHGTGNLQDQPAASSSSGQRGLTVNP; via the coding sequence ATGAGTGAAATGAAAAACACATCCAGCCAGCGTTTTTTTGCCGTTATCAATGCCGGATCATCCAGTCTCAAATATTCTCTTTTTGCAGAAACCGAAGACGGCCGTCTGGAACGCCGTACCGATGGCGGAATCGAGGGTATCGGCAGCGACAAACCTTATTTTATCGCCTATGACGACGACAAATACAAAATGGACGAATATCGCTGGGAAGCGAACGAACCGCTGGAAACACTGCTCGGATTTTTGATCGGATGGATCGAGAACTTCCTCGCCCCCAACCATCTGAGTGCCGTCGGTCACCGGATGCTGCACGGCGGAACACTGTATGACGAACCGATTATTGTCACTCCTGAAATACTGGAAAATCTCAGAACGCTCATACCGCTTGCCCCACTGCACCAGCCACGTATTCTCAAGGTCATCGATACTCTGGCGGACCGTTACCCCGGCCTCTGCCAGATCGTATGCTTCGATACATCCTTTCACAAAACCAACCCGTACATTTCAAGACTGTACGGACTTCCGCAATCCCTGACCGACAAGGGATTGCTCCACTATGGATTTCACGGACTCTCTTTTGAATACGTCAGCATGGAGCTGAAACATATCGATAGGCATGCCGCCATGGGAAGAACCGTCATCGCCCATCTCGGCAGCGGAGCAAGCATGTGCGCAATGGTCGGAGGAAAAAGCATCGCCAGTACCATGGGATTTTCCGCACTCGACGGTCTGGTCATGGGAACCCGGTGCGGACAACTCGATCCCGGTGTGATTCTTTACCTGTTGCAATACGAAAACATGAATGCCAAGGAACTGGAAACCCTTCTCTATCAGAAATCCGGACTTCTGGGCGTCTCCGGTATCAGCAACGACGTGAGAGATCTCATGGCAAGCGATGCTCCGTCCGCCAAAACAGCACTTGATCTGTTCGTCTACCGGGTCGTTCGCGAAACAGGATCGCTTGCGGCCGCATGCGGCGGTCTGGATTCATTCGTTTTCACGGCAGGTATCGGAGAACGGTCGCCCGAAATCCGTGCCGCGATTTGCGAACAGCTCGACTGGCTTGGATTCGAACTGGACGAACGTGCCAACCGGCTGGGAGAACTGAAAATCAGTACAGCCACCAGTCCCGTTTCGATCTGGATTTTGCCGACATATGAGGAACTGATGATCGCCCGTCATGGCGCGCGCCTTTCGGCACAATGCGAAACGCATAAACACGGAACCGGCAATCTGCAGGATCAGCCCGCCGCCAGTTCCTCAAGCGGCCAGCGCGGTCTGACCGTAAATCCATAA
- the rquA gene encoding rhodoquinone biosynthesis methyltransferase RquA, with product MNSSEPTKRNVVAFGESPVPVETPGYLHKIYWWAYEHPLAVRFWDHGFLINFILLGNYDRLVNAVLDEFSDGLDGDTLQISCAYGKLTPRLESRLNEGGRLDVIDVLKVQLENVRRKLKWPGERVRLIQCDATRLNCPDASYDQVLMFFLPHELPGDKRRQALSEAVRVVKPGGKVILVEFHRPKWWHPLRLWQRLVFLLFEPFAADMWHHDLTYYLPEYPECLVERHETYFGDLYQKLVLVRKK from the coding sequence ATGAATTCATCGGAACCAACGAAAAGAAATGTTGTCGCGTTCGGCGAGTCACCCGTCCCGGTCGAAACCCCGGGCTATTTGCACAAGATTTACTGGTGGGCTTATGAGCATCCCCTGGCCGTACGTTTCTGGGATCACGGTTTTCTTATCAATTTTATTTTGCTGGGAAATTATGATCGTCTGGTCAATGCGGTTCTGGATGAATTTTCCGATGGACTGGATGGCGATACCCTGCAAATATCGTGCGCTTATGGAAAGCTGACTCCAAGACTGGAGAGCCGGTTGAACGAAGGCGGACGGCTCGATGTCATTGATGTGTTGAAGGTTCAGCTTGAAAATGTCCGCAGGAAACTGAAGTGGCCCGGCGAGCGGGTCCGGCTCATCCAGTGTGACGCGACCCGTCTCAATTGTCCGGACGCGTCATATGACCAAGTGCTGATGTTTTTTTTGCCTCACGAACTTCCCGGGGACAAGCGCCGTCAGGCATTGTCGGAGGCGGTCAGGGTCGTCAAACCGGGCGGAAAAGTCATCCTGGTCGAATTCCACCGGCCGAAATGGTGGCATCCGCTCAGGCTGTGGCAGCGTCTGGTGTTTTTGCTTTTCGAACCGTTTGCTGCCGATATGTGGCATCATGATCTGACTTATTATTTGCCTGAATATCCCGAGTGCCTTGTCGAGCGGCATGAAACCTATTTTGGCGACCTTTACCAGAAACTCGTGCTGGTCAGGAAAAAATGA
- the rpsP gene encoding 30S ribosomal protein S16, giving the protein MVVIRLARGGAKKRPFYQIVAADSRNRRDGRFIERLGTYNPFAAENEQGIRIATDRLAYWQSVGAQLSPTVARLVAAAK; this is encoded by the coding sequence ATGGTCGTTATTCGTTTAGCTCGTGGCGGCGCCAAAAAGCGTCCTTTCTATCAGATCGTTGCAGCCGATTCACGCAACCGTCGTGACGGTCGTTTCATTGAACGTCTGGGCACGTACAATCCGTTTGCCGCAGAAAATGAACAGGGTATCCGTATCGCAACCGATCGTCTGGCTTACTGGCAGAGTGTCGGTGCGCAGTTGTCTCCGACTGTGGCACGTCTGGTCGCTGCCGCCAAATAA